Within the Rhizobium favelukesii genome, the region AGATGGCCGCCAATCGGACAGAGCTATGCTCGTGCGCCGCGGGACTCAGATTTTACTTCATGAAATGCGTCACGCGGTCTTGCCGGAGCTGTCGCTTGCCAGCGGGCGGCGGGCCGACCTGATCACGATTTCGGAGAAGGGCGAAATCTGGATCATCGAGATCAAGACGTCGATCGAGGACTTTCGCGTCGACCGCAAGTGGCCGGAGTATCGCCTGCATTGCGATCGACTGTTCTTCGCCACCCACAAGGACGTTCCGCTCGAGATTTTCCCCGAGGACTGCGGCCTGTTCCTATCCGATGGCTACGGTGCGCATATGATCCGGGAAGCGCCCGAGCATCGCCTGGCGCCCGCCACGCGCAAATCCGTCACGCTGAATTTTTCCCGCGCAGCCGCCCAGCGCCTGCTGATGGCCGAATGGGCAAACGGCAAGCCGTTTGATGTCGACGATATCTGAGCTTACTTCGGCGCGCGCTTGGCGAGGATTCGCTGCAGCGTACGGCGATGCATGTTGAGCCGCCGTGCCGTTTCCGAAACATTGCGCTCGCACATCTCGTAAACCCGCTGGATATGCTCCCACCGCACCCGGTCAGCCGACATCGGGTTTTCCGGCAGCTCCGCCTTCTCGCCGGCTCGCTGCGTCAGCGCTGCATAGACATCGTCGGCATCGGCAGGCTTTGCCAGGTAATC harbors:
- a CDS encoding MmcB family DNA repair protein, which codes for MTILNVYNNNPLIDGRQSDRAMLVRRGTQILLHEMRHAVLPELSLASGRRADLITISEKGEIWIIEIKTSIEDFRVDRKWPEYRLHCDRLFFATHKDVPLEIFPEDCGLFLSDGYGAHMIREAPEHRLAPATRKSVTLNFSRAAAQRLLMAEWANGKPFDVDDI